DNA sequence from the Malus domestica chromosome 06, GDT2T_hap1 genome:
gaATACAGGTTCTCACATAATAATACCTCACCTAATTTAAAAATCATATGACGTGATTGCCTACCTAACATTACTCATATTCTAAACGTATGCAACTTCATAGTTATGTGACTGCATCATGCATCATCCAATAAATATgatatatttttctaaattaCAAACAGGataagttggagcattttataGTGTCactttacacacacacacacacacacatataggaAGCCTTTAAAGGAAGAGattctcatttttttgtttttaaatgggAATTAGTTGTAACTTGTAAGGTCCACAATACAtcgaattttaacgatccaaaccgtccATGTTTCAAGTtgtacctcatagatcatccttacaaaatattagtcaaatcagaaatatttaagacatctaattgggttcaaataAATGAACGAATAtattgttatataagaaacaatgaaatttgattttgataattaaataggcaaatgatttcggattaaattgaatttttgcaaagatgatctatgaatcgagactaacaaaatagacggttcggatcgttaaaattcgatgtggagtggcccccacacctaatccgcatttttttcaaaaaatgaaaatctctTTCTATAAagggcctatatatatgtgtgtatgtgtgtgtataattAACAAGGCATGTATATGCGTGCCTTGTTGCGATTGGACACTGCATTTTctgatgtggaatttgccaattTGGGTTACATATCCATAATCGCACAAACACCCTTCTAAATtgggtacttttttttttggttttaattCTTTTCAGTAAATAGTTAGATTATTTTGGGGGTTAAGTTCAGATTACATATGTCGACTTTGTGTCTTTATCCAACACAACCGCATTGCCCTCCCAATATTCTATATTCTGAGTTAATTAGTTGTTAATTTGGCACCCAACAGAAAGGTCTTAGTTAGTGATGTTTTTTTATTAGCTAAATGTCCTTAAAATATGTTATCCTTACATTTGTTGCCGCAAGAGGGAAACTGGAATAGGCGGTTCgattgtgtttttaaatataaaagagaaCCAATTAATGACTTCGCCGACTTTTTCGAGGTGGAAAGACTCACAAAaacatttcagttttttttatcACCATCGTGTGATTAGTTGGATTCAATTTATGGTAGCTAGCAGGTTAGTTTTCTCATTCTTTTAATGGCCAcacaaagaagaagaacaaaattgTGTCACTGTGAAAGTAACATTTTCTTGGGCAAAACACTTTTCAGGGTGCACCTAAAATTAGGAACGTTGATTGTTTATGCTTAAACCAATATAATTGGAAGCTCTCCACCAGTGTTAAAGAAATAGAAAgggaacaaaatattaaataaatgtaAAAGAACATCGATGCTTCACTTTCAATTTATTAGGTAAGGCCCTAATATTGGCCCCCACATGACATAAGTAGGGATTCTAAATGTATGACATAATTAAggtgagagtgatagagaaaGAACAGTATGGTATgggttggttttgttttttaaacacAGAAATATTAgttgcaattggaaatcgatctTAAGGTGAAGCGAtaattcaaaaatataatttttagatTAATTATTCTTTTGATGAGCAATGAAACATGTCATAAAGTGCCAGTTTCTCCAAAGTTTTTTTCTGGATTAGGACCACATTTTAAACATTTTCTCTAcgaattaaaatgattttgttgACAGAAATGTAaacaatatgttttttttttcacgtacattttttttgtttatttacgtGATCAATAACAATAAGTTGTTATTCAACGATATTGTAAGTAAAGTTAAATTCTAAAATGTTAACAGGTTAGAGTAAAGTCATATCACAATAAAATCGAATATTAAACAATAAACAACAGAAAATAGAGAGATAACAAGAATGGAATCGAAGTTGAAACGACGATAATTGAGTTTTAAGATGAAAATCTAAATAGAAACTCCTAATATGAATTATGGaatataattacttaaaaaagtTAATACATAAGTCTAAAGCTCATTATGTATATTAGAGAACAACAACCCAGAACCCTAAGTCTTGCATTTAAATAACCAAAATTCCAAATTAACTAAAACCGTAGCCTAACCAGATTTACAGGCTTAACATTCTAGATGTTCATGCATTATTCTATCTTTTAAAAGgaataaattcaaaaaaaattcaaaagacaCGACAATAAGCGtgtaaaaaaaaagttgagtgTACGCAAATCATTTCTCGCTAACACTCACTTTAATATAAGGTGTGCAAATTTCTTGAGTGCGCAATTAACAAGAATTATTGACCAACTCATCTGCTCAAAACAGCATCATGGGGTAGATAATAAAACAGCCAACCGATTTGGACATATATACCAAGAAGGCAAGTGGTTGGAGGATGTcttttgtttaagttttttgGAGTGAGTTGGTGGAATGGACGTCCGCGAGCTTACACCAATTATATGCAGTTGCAATAGTGTTTGAAACCAGCACAATGAACATTAAGAACGAGATGGAGGGGAAGTTAGGTCAATGGTTATTAGGTTCCTTGTGGAACTCATCAATCTAGCTAACTACATCTTTCTCGCTTGTATATGATAATACCAATAACATAGCTTCATAAACAAAAATTTCAGATTAAAAAGATAATTACAATTATAGGTTACTCGAATTGGAAGCtaagtgttggaaaatattagtattttgatttatttgaatgtttggttttctaAGCTGAGcccgttagaattaggttttgttaaaGATTaaagttagtttattataaatagcatgCTTGTTATTCAGTTGAgaataagttagtcacaatgtaacTCTTAGGGCTTGTAGCCGTTCCGGTCgttcttgtttgtttaataatattcctattattttgcattcttattcgttgcgcactctgatattgcttaacttggtatcagagcaggttaaATCCTTCGGGAATTAATGGGGGTTGATATCGATCTGTTTGTTCAGTATCAAACTATCAGTTTTGTTTTAGTTCgggttttgttgtttgaaaaCAAAAGTTGAATCTGCCATAACCCCACCGCTGCATCTGCACCTGTTCGACTCGCCCCACGTTGCCTGCATGACTCACGCCGCTGCACCATGTACCAGACCCGGATCGAACCCGCTTGCGCTTGCACCCAGATCCCTTGCCGTCGTCACGCAACCGCCTCACATCTCTGTCTGAACCACAATCCTACCACCACCATCTGCCTACAGCCTACCCGCACCAGTGAAATTGCCCATGCTCCAGCCACTGCACTCATCGCAGCCAAGTTCGATGAATTGAACCTGCACCGTATGCGACCACCTCGCCACCCTGCACCCAGTCTGAAACACTTGATAACCTGCACTCGTACTTGAAGTCGCTGACTGCGCGCCGCGTCGGATCGGATCTGATGAACCTCCCGCCGCCTTGGACCCAACCCTGTCACGCCGCCAAACCTGCATCTGCTATGCTGCATCCTGCAACCCGACCCCGTCCCAGCCGTTCGTCTGAACCATTCACCAGTACCCACTGCTgcattcttcatcttcttcgtccACCGCCATTGCTACTACTGCACCCATCATCCATGTCGCACTGGAGAAAAGGGAATGTCTTGTttgatttagaaataaaaaagggagaaaagggaaaaaaaaaggaaaaaaaatagaaaaaaaaaagaggaaaaaaaaaaggtatgaaGCCCACAATCTGTTGGGCTATCATGTTTTGATTGAAGGCCTTTAGTTGGGCCTTGTTGATTGAAGTCTGGATTGTTCGTTTGCTCGCTTGTTTGCTCTTCCGTTTGCCTTGTTTGTCCGCATTGCGGAGCCTGCCTGTCTGTCtgtccgcctaacggagctagtctgcatctgcttgtttgcaaacccatgtcgtataccgccatgagtttgacagggggtgttggaaaatattagtattttggtttatttgaatgtttggttttctagGCTTAGCCCGTTaaaattaggttttgttagagattagggttagtttattataaatagcatgCTTGTTATTCGGTTGAgaataagttagtcacaatATATCCTCTTAGggtttgtagccgttccggcattcttgtttgtttaataatattcctattattttgtattcttgttcgttgcgcatgTGGGATGGTCCAACACGtctcatttattaaaaaaaattggctcAAGTTACGGTGGACAAACTTTAAATACGTGGGCTAAAGATGTCAAAAATCGTCTTGGATACGGATAACCGTGAAAATTTGCACCTTTTAAACCCGATGAAACGAATACGTTAATAAAACTCTCCCCCTTAAAATTGTCTTGTATATCtgtttaacactttaaagtattaaaaatatatagttttacataaaaaaaattcaatttagaATTTTGTTTCTTCGTCGTTCAAAATTAGTAGtattctttggtttttttttggggggggggaaaTTATTCTTTAGTATTTAATGTAATGCTAATTatgaattattttgtattactttaaagaaaaaaaaaatcaatacaaatagAATGTGGATGCTTATGGTATTTGCATTTCCCGACCCGATCTACTTCATTATCATCTTTAACCTTAAGCAATTTGTCAAAAGTTGTTTTTTACACCCAGAAGTGGTCTTTGGACACCCAACTATCTTTGCAAAATACCAAATCGAGCCCTTAATAAATTATGCTTTATTTCATTAAAAGTGAAACTTAATAGCTactaaaaagaatttaaaactAACAGCAAAACAAACTTTGCTATTCTAAAATACTAGCCTCTTGCCGCACATGTcaattgactttttttttttttttttactttttttagatattacttttttaaatatattttaaaacatagtGAACATAATACTCACAGTCTCactgtgaaatttttttattttatttttagaaatCTTAATGAGAGAAAGGTAATTTGGGTATTATAAAAGGTTCATTTTTTTTGCCTTTTCTCCCTATGTATAGAGATTTGACAGTGGAGATCGACAGCGACCtcacatcctttttttttatttttcaatgttaatttcattatttacaaaaaaaagaatataaatttatttttgttttattctgAAATATTTAAATGGGTTTTTGGGTCATTTTGTCAAGGGGTATCTGtcccttaatttttcttccaaaactTTGGGTGTCCAAAAAACACTTTCGAGTTTACAATAAACCACTCATTTTCTAATGGTAATATAAAAAGCCCAGGCCCGTTTATAATTGGACCAAGGTCCAAACAGGCCCAAATGGGCTCATGAAAACCCGAGTGAAATCTCCACCGTCCACCTGTCCACCTGTCCACAAGCTCATCCAGAAATCCGGGAAATTGGTGCTATCCAAAACCGCAAATCCCTAAGATTTCTCCGTCTTCGTTCACAAAAATCGAATATTTCACCTGAAAATTTTGCAACGTCCGAGCAAAAATGTTGAGACTTGCGGCGAAGAGGCTTCTCCAAGGCGGCCGTCTGGGGTCACCGGAGGCTCAGTCGCCAGCGGTCCTGGGCCTGCCACGTATGTACCACGAGAGGGTGGTGGACCACTACGACAACCCCCGCAACGTAGGATCGTTCGATAAGAATGATCCGACGGTCGGCACGGGGCTCGTCGGCGCGCCAGCCTGTGGCGACGTGATGAAACTCCAGATTAAGGTCGACGACAGCACGGGAAAGATTGTTGATGCCTGCTTCAAGACCTTTGGGTGTGGATCGGCCATTGCTTCTTCTTCTGTCGGTTAGTCACGTTTAGAtctgtgtgtatatataaatatatatatatatattcagatATTTGTGTATGTTATTTACTGTTTGGTTGCCTAGAAAATGTTTTGGCAGACAAGAatgaaattgttttttaataGCAATCGGAATCGGAATTCGAAGCTTGCTATATGGACTGTAGTGTTTATTGATTGAATTCTTTGGTGATTTGTTGGATTAATTTGAGGTATGCATAAGAATGTGTAGCTTTGAGCTTATAACTTGTTCTGTTGGGTTGCCAATTAAAATTTCCAGTTGTTTAGATTGAATCCATACCTTTTCCCAACTTTTCGTATTTCATTCCAATTCGTAGAGACAAtgattaatttgtttatttgtgtaATCATCTCGGAAGGGAGAGTCTTGGCGCAACGGAAAGGTCGCTCTTTTGTTTTGAATCATGGAAACAGCCTCTTTGCAAAGCAAGGGTAAGGCTGCGTATGATAGACGTTCCCCTCACCCTTGCAGAGCTGGGAGCCTTGTTGGCTTGAGGTTGCCATTTGTATAATTGTCCGGGAACCGTTTTGCTGTTTCAGTAATCAATCAACTGCAGGCACAATTTGGGGTAATGGGAGATTTTGGCCCACTGAAACAAATCGGTTGTGTTGCTGCTTTCTTTGAAGCTAATAAATTTGGAATTGTAATATTTATATAGGTTTAAGATGAATAATTGTTACTGTTTCATGGCTTATGAATCTTACCTTGCTTAGTTTTTGGTCTTAAATTGGCTAATATGATTCTTTCTGGACTGATAGCTTCGATTTAATTTGTCTAATGCTGGGTTTGTATCTTCTTTCAGCTACGGAATGGGTGAAGGGGAAACAAATGGAGGAAGTCCTGACTATTAAGAACACGTGAGTTCTGCTCTTCCTCTTATATACTTATCGAATTTCTTTTGTTCATATTTCTTGCTGATATTGTCGTTAACATTATGGTCTTGGATATTTAATTGAGTGTATTTTTGGTTTGCATGATGCtagttttgttattttgttaTTAACTTGTTGGCTTTGTATGAACCTGTGACTTCTGCTTTTGTATTCTCGGCATTTAGTTAATATTAGTATGTATGATACTTACCATGGTGTCCTTCCGCCAACTAATCGATATTCATGTTATCATGTTTGAGCTCTGGTTTGCTGTTGCTCAAAGAGTTTGTTCTGCTGGAAGCCTTGATAATATGTCATTTTCTTCACCACATTTTTGCTCATTGTTTTGATTGGTTCTTTTGAATGTCGTTGCAGAGAGATTGCAAAACATCTTTCCCTACCTCCAGTTAAGCTTCACTGCAGCATGCTCGCGGAGGATGCCATCAAGGCAGCTGTTAAAGACTATCAAACCAAGCAAACCAAATCAAGTGGCAGTACAGAGACATCTCCTGTGGAGAAGGCTGCCAATGCTTGATTTTTCTCATGTGAAATGATGATGAAAAATTACAGTGTCCGGTTTTCTACCTGTCCAATGTTTACTAGATGTTTTAATAATACGGTTGTACTGGATGAGACTAGCGTCCGTCGATccgtatttttttctttttgtgttcTTCTCTTCTCGTGGAATTGCAGCTGTATGAACAAACAAGCTTTTTAGGTATATACGAAAGATGGTTTTTATGTGTTCATGTGGATCCTTAACATGTTCAAACTCCTTTTAgcttattcaaatgttcttttaaaaaaaaaaaaaacagttgtgTCTACATTTGCTGGAATCTGCCATGAAAGtggatggtgaagctttttgtggCGAAACTCTATATTCTCTGGACCCTGCCATGAAAGtggatggtgaagctttttgggatGAAACTGTTACTGTTTGGATCCCTTTTTCATCCGAGATTTGATTTGGAAGTGAAAGTAGATCCAAACAGTGTTTTACCAGCCCTTGCATGTTAACAGATTAAGTTTAGTATATTGTGACTTGGTAGTAGTCTCTgttccttttcacttgtaaggaAGATGTCTTAGTTTGATTCTCACTAAACGAaaatttgaattacattattactaGGTTTAGCCCCATCCCTGTAGATTtattattgtttgttaaaaaaaaaaggttttatcttttttttttttctgttctttTTGAGCAAACGATATTGTAGGGGAAGGGGCGGGCTTAACCTCATAATGAGTTAGTAATAAtctggttcaaattcgtttttggtaaaaatcgaacctaagacctctcacttacaagtgaacaAAAATACCACTAAACCATAATACATTAGTTTAAACCTTCTATGTGGTTTACCCTCTTACTTTTACAATTCCAAGAATTACTAGTTGCTAAGTGTAACCTTTTAGTTTCTCCAATATTTTACAGTGCTAATGATCCAATTGGTAATATTGCAACTTTACACCCTATTTTGATTTTACGTTTTGTCGTGTATTCGAGtcgattttatattatttataaatattgaaatgacacaaaatattcaTTTATAACGATATAGTAAAATAATTATGAATGTTAGGTACCCTATTTCATAACAAAATGTTTGAGTACATACTAAGAACCTCGCAACCAAAAAATTCCACCAAATCACAAAGGAAAGTAACATAGTTTAACTTCTGAAATCAACTACCAAAATAAAATGGATTCATGCCTTGGGTTTAATACTTGTTAGCAATAaagttgattaaaaaaaaaaagattgacaTATTTTGACCTCAATTTGCGGAGAAAAAATCTCATTTCACCAAACGGATTGAAAATGATAGAAGTGAATTGACTGAAGGTATTCAAAGAGTGAAAATGAGTGAAAACGTAACTAGAGATAGAAGAAGATAATTGATAACACGATAAATGTAAATTATCGCACTTAGTTCACAATTCAAAACATGACCcacaaaattataaatttttagttttctcCAATATTTTATATAGCCAATCCTTTTGGAACTTGACAAATTTTCCATCTGAGCTGCTAAATACAAAAATGCTAATATACCGTGTACATTGATGTTATGGTTATTTTTTGTTGGAGTCAATTTTGAGTGTTATAAATATtgaaatgacacaaaatattcaTTTATAAATGTGTAAAGTAACTGTGAGCCGGAAAAATATTCTCGTCGGATCCTTTTTTAGAGATAAAATCTCATGATCTTCATtattcatttcaaaatttaaaatttaaaattaaatataaatttaaaatttaaaatttaaattcatcatAATCACATAATTCCTAGGGGTCCAGGGACGATCTCTAGAGTTAAGTCCCAATCACATCCTTATAaatatagggaactttaacgaaaagcacccggtactgttcactttaacgaaaaaccacatttttacactaaaaagtcaatcctggtactattcactttaccttttattttgtccttatcattaaaactcaaagttttcaagcccttttcattagttttcctataaatataATCCcaaatccctctctctctctctctctctctctctctctcaaagccGCCaataatccttttttttttagaaaactaatgaaaagggtttgaaaactttgagttttaatgataaagacaaaataaagggtaaagtgaatagtaccaggattgactttttagtgtaaaaatgtggtttttcgttaaattgaacagtaccgggtgcttttcgttaaagttccctttttttttggaggtggattgtctccCCTTCCATTTCCATACCTTTCTCATATTTTTCTGTTTGtatggttacggttaagccacgtcaacattttatattgatttttctataaaaataataaaacaaaaagtaataggaatataaaatattgacgtgacttaaccgtgaccgcataaAACAGAAGGAGATGAGAAGAGTATAGAAATGAGAGGACAGGCAATCCAtctcctttttatttctttctttttcttcatcttcttcaatcgAAGCTGGATCAAATTCTTCAAGCCCGGCATTATGCCAGCAGCAAGCTGACGTGCCACggttaaatatttgttttgtCCTTTTAGGCGCGTGTAACACATGCGTGGAGAAGGAGAGTGGGACGACGAAAACCACATGGTATTTCTTCACGGGCGCCACAGCACGAAATCAGCGTATATATCACGCGCTCCCTAAGCGAGTACGTGTACACCACCCAGCCCGCCAATCACCGGAGGAACAAACCAAACCCATCACAAAACCCGAGACACAACAACTGCTGACTGCCCCAAATCTCCTTCAACGAAAGGTACCAATCTTTTCATGATCTCTCTAACTGCGTTGCTGCCTTCCCTCCTCTCGGATCCAAAGTCTCACATTTTTAATGTTTCCcatttgatttgtttttgttgacATTCCAGTTCAACCACCTCCCTCCCACTTCCTCACCTAACCCCACTTTTTAATTTaccatttttgttgttttttttaatcttctgggtcatttctttcaattttttgtttctgtttaattACATAATTTACTTGTGTTTTCTTGTAATTTAATGTAAATTTTGTCTTTGGTGGTCAAGATACATTTAAAAGCTTGATaatttcaattaatttcagCCCAATTTTCATCAAAGTCAGCAACTTTAATTCCAATATCTTCaaagtttgtaaatttaatccATTTGTTCAacttttttaatcaaattttaattaggTCAAAGTGGGCACACGCAGCCCAAAGGGTAACAGTTGAGAGGTTGGGAAGGGTTGATATTTGGATTAATGGCTGGATTAAGAGAGGACCCAGTTCTTGGAACTAACGATataaaagagagagagggagaagaagaagctgaCAAAATTAGTTATACTTTAGAGTCCCATGTGGTGATTAGAACAGAAGGAGGAGAGGTTGAGAGAGATATGGCTCAGGCCACCGGAAGTTCGATTCACCGGTCGGGTTCCCGGCCTCAGTTGGACCTCAGCAAAGCTGCCATTCAAGGGAATTTTGAAGAGAGGGACCCTACAATTCTTCTGCCTAATCAGTCTGATGACCTGTCTCACTTGGCTTTGGACATTGGAGGTATAATTTTTATACTTCACTTCAATCACTTGTTTTTGAAAAGTCTTGTGGTTTTTGGATTCTAAATTTTCTGTTTTGTTAGTTTTCACTGTAGGGGATTGTGTTTTCTGTTGTTCTCTGCTTAGCTTTATAGATTAAAGCGATCATCTTTTTTAAGGAAAGTAGAAGTTTGATTTAGTGGAGCAAGAGGCTTGTAGCTCAGTTGGTTAAGTGCGCTCACCCGTGCATGGAGGTCCCGAGTTTGATTTCCCCCTCCCCCAATATcacatgtataaaaaaaatgtttgatttggtgaagagaaAGGGAAATTATGCATGCATTactatatatagagagaatGGCTTAATTGTGATCGTTGGTGTTATAATTTGTGGTGTTTTAAGTTTAGTTGTGAATTTGTGATCAGTACCTGCCTGTGTGAGATCGCGTGCAAAATTTTGAGTTCGAGGAAactgttttagtgtgtttatAAAAATCGGCATTTTAAGCTGTTTAATGGTTTAATGGCAGGATCTCTCATCAAGTTGGTGTATTTCTCAAGACATGAAGGTCAATCAATTGATGATAAAAGGAAGAAAACTTTGAAGGAAAGATTGGAAATATCAAATGGTAGTAGGAGAAGCTATCCTATTCTTGGTGGGAGGCTTCATTTTGTGAAGTTTGAGACGAACAAGATTAATGAGTGCTTAGACTTCATCTATTCGAAGCAGCTTCACCGTGGTGGTATATTCTTCTGGCTGTTCTTTTCTCTTGCTGCAGTCGTTTTATTCAATAGCCAAGCATAGTAGATTTCTTGAACTTATATGATATTTATGCTTGAATCCTTCAAGTTTTTAGCAAAAACATATACCTGTGTTCTAAGAAAGACTAATTGTGGATAGGAATGGATGCTCGTATCTGGAATCCTGATGCCCCAACCAATGAAAGTTCCGTAATTAAGGTAATATAATGGTTTATCGATCTTGTTTTGTATTTTGGAATTCCATTATTTCTGTGTATTTTTAGGGATCATACTAACATCAATGAGTGAATTCTTGCCTGAAGGCCACAGGTGGTGGGGCATACAAGTTTGCGGACCTCTTCAAAGAACGGCTTGGGGTTAGTCTtgacaaagaagacgaaatgAATTGTCTAGTGGCTGGAGCAAATTTTCTACTCAAGGTGGATGTTGGTACAAAATAACATTTTCTTATGGATCAGTACTTTTTGCTCCTTTTTATGTGTTTTTCgtttgaaaaatgatatgaactTCTTGTTTGTCCATTAGTTTCCAGTAAGAACATTAAAAACTTCTAATTCTCTGCTCCTGGATGTTGACTTTGCCTCTATCAGTAAATTTGAGTTGAGTTCATATGTTACCAAGAAAAACAAACTTTAACTTttgcctttttgtttcacttcaTTTGTGTTATTAGAggttttttatttgagaaatCTGGCATCCAGTGTTTATTTGGTGTTCTCATATGCTCATCTCTCCTCCTTGTGTATGGGAGGTGTTGAATGAATTACcgtctgaaaaaaaaaacacgatgATTTGGAATTATCACGACATTTTTCATTCATGGCTTGCTGATAAATTGTGTGGATACCATACAGGGACGTCATCAAGTACTCATATTATCTTATAGTACATTTTTGCTTTCTTTCCTCCATCATAATCTTACTTCTCTGAGAGGTAATTATGTTCTACCTTGATTTCTAGTAGGCAATTCGTCATGAAGCTTTCACACACAAGGAGGGTCAGAAAGAGTTTGTGCAGATTGACCAGAATGAATTATTCCCGTATCTTCTAGTTAACATTGGGTCCGGTGTTAGTATGATTAAGGTAactctttcttatgttttcttGTTATTAATTCTGGAGACTTGTTGAGTCTATTTATCATCAATTAACCTATGTTGCTCTAGGTTGATGGAGATGGCAAATTTCAGCGGATAAGTGGGACAAATGTTGGTGGTGGTACTTATTGGGGCTTGGGAAAACTGTTAACAAAGTGCAAAAGGTATTTTGTTCTTCGGATTAATGTTTTGTTGCTTTCCATTTTTCATCTCATCTCTTTCTAGAAAGTTTGTCCAGGTCTTTGACTAATTCATTCTCCATATCAGTTTTGACGAGTTGTTAGAGCTGAGTCAACGGGGAGATAATAGGACTATAGACATGCTTGTTGGGGACATTTATGGTGGTATGGACTACTCAAAGGTATGCAGATTGTCTATTCTGTGGAGAACGCTACTCTGAAGTTTGGAGCTGTAAATTAGTCCAGAAATCTTAATATTGATTATCATGAATTATGCAAATTTCCTTAATCTAGTAGAGTGACTAAGCATCCCTAATCATAAAACATGTTATAGATCGGACTCTCTGCGTCAACCATCGCCTCTAGTTTTGGGAAGGCTATTTCAGAAAAAAAGGAGCTTGAAGACTACAGTCCTGAAGATATATCCCTGTCTCTCTTA
Encoded proteins:
- the LOC103437707 gene encoding iron-sulfur cluster assembly protein 1, with translation MLRLAAKRLLQGGRLGSPEAQSPAVLGLPRMYHERVVDHYDNPRNVGSFDKNDPTVGTGLVGAPACGDVMKLQIKVDDSTGKIVDACFKTFGCGSAIASSSVATEWVKGKQMEEVLTIKNTEIAKHLSLPPVKLHCSMLAEDAIKAAVKDYQTKQTKSSGSTETSPVEKAANA